The following proteins come from a genomic window of Hymenobacter canadensis:
- a CDS encoding LON peptidase substrate-binding domain-containing protein yields the protein MSRLLALFPLNLVVFPGEKLNLHIFEPRYRQLVRDCLSEGITFGIPPYRNEAVSMLGTEMQLIGVEKSYDSGELDIRTRAIGLFRVEEFYRQAPGKLYAGGLVDDVPDDKTADVLLQARITAHVEQLYDVLGLRKLMQELPADYRVYDIAHHLGLNTEQEFQLLEAETETERQELVLEHLEHILPVLLETERLKERVRLNGHFKNLTPPNF from the coding sequence ATGTCGCGTCTGCTAGCCCTCTTTCCACTTAACCTAGTCGTTTTTCCCGGTGAAAAACTCAATCTGCACATCTTCGAGCCGCGCTACCGCCAGCTGGTGCGCGACTGCCTGAGCGAAGGCATCACCTTCGGCATCCCGCCCTACCGCAACGAGGCCGTGAGCATGCTGGGCACCGAAATGCAGCTGATCGGGGTCGAGAAAAGCTACGACAGCGGGGAGCTGGATATCCGCACCCGCGCCATCGGGCTGTTTCGGGTGGAGGAGTTCTACCGGCAGGCGCCGGGCAAGCTCTACGCTGGCGGCCTGGTAGACGACGTACCGGACGACAAAACTGCCGACGTGCTGCTGCAGGCGCGTATCACGGCGCACGTAGAGCAGCTGTACGACGTGCTGGGGCTGCGCAAGCTGATGCAGGAGCTGCCGGCCGACTACCGCGTGTATGACATTGCGCATCACCTGGGTTTGAATACCGAGCAGGAATTCCAGCTGCTGGAGGCCGAAACCGAAACTGAGCGCCAGGAACTGGTGCTAGAGCATCTGGAGCACATTCTGCCCGTGCTGCTGGAGACTGAGCGCCTCAAGGAACGGGTGCGTCTCAACGGCCACTTCAAGAACCTGACCCCACCGAATTTCTGA
- a CDS encoding YybH family protein, with product MKPFAVLPLGFLLACSASRPTPPTGPPEAPAETRRSIERLLTTQTAAWNRGDVAGFMQGYWQNDSLVFIGKSGLTYGWQRTLDNYRRSYPSPEAMGQLRFNGLRITPLTPETAQVVGRWHLARPTAGDLQGHYLLVLRRLNGQWVIVADHSS from the coding sequence ATGAAACCATTTGCTGTCTTGCCGCTGGGCTTTCTGCTGGCCTGTTCTGCCAGCCGCCCTACTCCCCCGACGGGGCCGCCGGAGGCACCGGCCGAAACGCGCCGGTCCATCGAGCGGCTGCTGACTACCCAAACCGCCGCCTGGAACCGCGGCGACGTGGCGGGATTCATGCAGGGTTACTGGCAGAACGATTCGCTGGTGTTTATCGGCAAAAGCGGCCTCACCTACGGCTGGCAGCGCACCCTCGACAACTACCGCCGCAGCTACCCCAGCCCGGAAGCCATGGGCCAGCTCCGCTTCAACGGCCTGCGCATCACGCCCCTAACCCCGGAAACGGCGCAGGTGGTCGGCCGCTGGCACCTGGCCCGCCCAACCGCCGGCGACCTGCAGGGCCACTACCTGCTGGTGCTGCGCCGCCTGAACGGCCAATGGGTGATTGTGGCCGATCATTCGAGTTAG
- the mtgA gene encoding monofunctional biosynthetic peptidoglycan transglycosylase, giving the protein MTTDYSNVWRQARQVALQVTVALFLASIAWVLIYRWVAPPATWLMLDRRAHAPVGLGYYGIQEDDRSIKYHFKNLDEVSAEVPLALIAAEDQRFLLHHGFDGNALWKAAKYNFGGGKQLRGGSTITQQVAKNVFLWHGRSYIRKAAEAYFTVLIELLWDKRRIMEMYLSVAEMGDCTFGVEAASQRYFRKPASRLNRQEAALLAGVLPNPLRFRASNPGPQARAKQRRVVRNMRRLGGTTYVRELLD; this is encoded by the coding sequence GTGACAACGGATTATAGCAACGTGTGGCGGCAAGCCCGGCAGGTGGCCCTACAAGTGACAGTGGCCTTGTTTCTGGCATCCATTGCCTGGGTGCTCATCTACCGGTGGGTGGCGCCGCCGGCTACCTGGCTGATGCTGGACCGCCGCGCCCACGCCCCCGTGGGCCTGGGCTACTACGGCATCCAGGAAGACGACCGGAGCATCAAGTACCATTTTAAGAACCTCGACGAGGTGTCGGCGGAAGTGCCACTGGCCCTCATTGCGGCCGAAGACCAGCGCTTCCTGCTGCACCACGGCTTCGACGGCAATGCGCTGTGGAAAGCGGCCAAATACAACTTCGGGGGCGGCAAGCAGCTGCGCGGCGGCAGCACCATCACGCAGCAGGTGGCCAAAAACGTGTTTCTGTGGCACGGCCGCAGCTACATCCGTAAGGCGGCGGAAGCCTACTTTACGGTGCTCATTGAGCTGCTCTGGGACAAGCGCCGCATCATGGAAATGTATTTGAGCGTGGCGGAAATGGGTGACTGTACGTTTGGGGTGGAGGCCGCCTCGCAACGCTACTTCCGCAAGCCCGCCAGCCGCCTCAACCGCCAAGAAGCCGCGCTGCTGGCCGGCGTGCTGCCCAATCCGCTCCGGTTCCGGGCCAGCAACCCCGGCCCGCAGGCCCGCGCCAAGCAGCGCCGCGTGGTGCGCAACATGCGCCGCCTGGGCGGCACGACCTACGTGCGCGAGCTGCTGGACTAA